One genomic window of Immundisolibacter sp. includes the following:
- the glmU gene encoding bifunctional UDP-N-acetylglucosamine diphosphorylase/glucosamine-1-phosphate N-acetyltransferase GlmU: MSDTPLQVVILAAGQGKRMRSALPKVLHPIGGRPLIGHALATATSLLAHVGSKARPVLVYGHGGEQLQAALADVECQWSHQVAQRGTGDAVAAALPLIEPVGRVLILCGDVPLLRERTLHALLDTPVESLAILTALVDDPTGYGRILRDGAGAVQAIIEQRDANADQRAVREVNTGTLLIPGPRLAGWLGRLNAGNAQGELYLTDIVAMAVADGVPVLGVPAASEAEIMGINDRSQLARCEREFQRRQAERLLEAGVTLRDPARLDVRGEVSTGQDVEIDINVILDGSVELADGVRIGAHCILRNAVVQAGVQILPYSHIDGARIGPGAVVGPYARLRPGTVLAADVHVGNFVEVKNSQLAQGAKANHLSYLGDADIGARVNIGAGTITCNYDGANKHRTQVGDDAFIGSNASLVAPVSVGEGATIGAGSVISREAPAGALTVTRGPQRTVRGWQRPRKKRSE, encoded by the coding sequence ATGAGCGACACCCCGCTACAGGTCGTTATCCTCGCCGCCGGTCAGGGCAAGCGCATGCGCTCGGCGCTCCCCAAGGTGTTGCACCCGATCGGTGGGCGTCCGCTGATCGGGCATGCACTCGCGACGGCCACCTCCCTTTTGGCCCATGTGGGTAGCAAGGCGCGTCCGGTGCTGGTGTACGGCCACGGTGGCGAGCAACTGCAAGCGGCACTGGCGGATGTCGAGTGCCAGTGGTCCCACCAGGTTGCGCAACGCGGCACAGGCGACGCGGTGGCGGCGGCGTTGCCGCTTATCGAGCCGGTCGGCCGCGTGCTCATCCTGTGCGGTGACGTGCCGCTGCTGCGGGAACGGACGCTGCATGCCCTGCTGGATACACCGGTTGAGTCGCTGGCCATCCTTACCGCCTTGGTCGACGACCCGACCGGCTACGGTCGTATCCTGCGCGACGGTGCCGGGGCGGTGCAGGCGATTATCGAACAGCGTGACGCCAACGCCGATCAGCGCGCCGTGCGCGAGGTCAATACCGGTACGCTACTGATCCCGGGGCCGCGTCTGGCCGGCTGGCTGGGTCGGCTGAATGCCGGAAACGCTCAAGGCGAGCTGTATCTCACCGATATCGTGGCCATGGCGGTGGCCGATGGTGTGCCTGTATTGGGTGTGCCGGCTGCCAGCGAGGCGGAGATCATGGGCATCAACGACCGCTCACAGCTGGCGCGGTGCGAGCGCGAGTTCCAGCGCCGGCAGGCCGAGCGCCTGCTGGAAGCCGGGGTGACGCTGCGCGACCCGGCGCGGCTGGACGTGCGTGGCGAGGTGAGCACCGGCCAGGACGTCGAGATCGACATCAACGTCATCCTGGACGGCTCGGTTGAGCTGGCCGACGGCGTGCGCATTGGTGCCCACTGCATTCTGCGTAACGCCGTGGTTCAAGCCGGGGTGCAGATTCTTCCCTACAGCCACATTGACGGTGCGCGCATCGGGCCAGGAGCAGTAGTAGGTCCGTACGCACGCCTGCGGCCGGGCACCGTGCTGGCCGCGGACGTTCACGTGGGCAACTTCGTTGAAGTGAAGAACAGCCAGCTCGCGCAGGGCGCCAAGGCCAATCACCTGAGCTACCTCGGCGATGCCGACATCGGCGCGCGGGTCAATATTGGCGCTGGCACCATCACCTGCAACTACGACGGCGCCAATAAGCATCGCACGCAGGTTGGAGACGACGCCTTCATCGGCTCCAACGCCTCCCTGGTAGCACCGGTCAGCGTTGGCGAGGGCGCCACCATCGGTGCCGGTTCGGTGATCAGCCGCGAGGCTCCGGCGGGCGCCCTGACGGTGACACGGGGACCGCAAAGAACTGTGCGCGGTTGGCAACGACCCCGCAAAAAGCGTTCCGAGTAG